Within Fusarium keratoplasticum isolate Fu6.1 chromosome 8, whole genome shotgun sequence, the genomic segment GAGGAATAGGACAGCTCCGACAATGGCTGTCTGCGCGTGTCTCGGTTTCTCTTCCGAAAGCTGGGGGTTGAACTCATGCAGGATCTCGATCTAGGAACATTTCGAGCATTCACGGTGGAGGCCACGAGGTGGTAGAAACACCCTCTGGTGTTTCTTGCCCAAAGGTGAGGTGACAGAAATGCCCCCAAGTTTATAGGGGTATATCTGCTTGAGTATTTATGTCACGTGGGGCGACCCCAGCTTTTGGTGTTTTTCCCTCCAGACACCATCCCAGCCCCGGCCACACACCCTTACATTGAGCTTCTGGAAAGCTTCCATCGCAAGGGCAGCCCCACGCACAGACGCGCACGCGCGATCGCAGGACGACTACACTCACTTTCTTTGTTCAAAGTCGATGTAGCCGGCCATGTCGATTCCAGGCCTGGGCCAGATCCCCTCGCAGGTGAGTCTCCTCCGTCAAAGATGGATGTCAGGCGACTCTATCGCCGCTTTCCAGGTGTCTCGACAGCTTCGCTAACTTTTCAGCCCACCGCCTCTTCTACCCgcgtcctcgccctccgTCCCGTCTGCGAATGGCGATTCCAAGTGTCCCACGGCTCGTCCGTCATTGTCAAGGTCCTCTCTGGCACAGCTGAGAAGGACGGCGTCGAGCTAGCCCCCCGCAATGCGTATAACTTTTCCGGCGTCAAGTCCAAGATCCTGACCTGGCACGGATGCGAGCTCGAGATTGACGGTCGCTGCGACAGCGAATCCATCGCCGACTACGGGAACCCGACCGAGAATGTCGCCAATTCGCATCTGAACCTGCATGGGCAGCTTAACGATATGCGCCAAGCGGCggcaagagaaggaagagaagggccGAGGGTTCTTATTACAGGAGGAGTCAACACGGGCAAGACGACGCTGGCAAGGACTCTGACGAGTTATGCGACGAGACAGGGCTACCAGCCTCTGGTGGTGAACGCAGACCCCAAGGAAGGGCTGCTTAGTCTTCCAGGGACGCTGAGCGCCAGCGTGCTTGCGACTGTCATGGATCCTGAGGCTGTGGACGGTTGGGGTAGTACGCCAACGAGTGGTCCAAGCAGCGTCCCTGTCAAGCTACCTTTGGTCTTCTACTATGGACTAGAGTCTCCTGAGGAGGATCCCGACTTTTACCGTGAGCTCGTCAGTAAACTGGCCGGTAGCGTGAGTGGACGGTTGaacgaggacgagaatgTCAAGAATTCAGGTGTCATCATCGATGGCACGGGTCTCCCCGAGCAGACCAAGGACGGGTTCGACCTTGTTGCGCATATTGTTGATGAATTCTCCAGTTTGTACTCCCATGAACCTGATCTTGAACAGCATGCTGACGTGGTTATAGTCAATGTTATCATTGTGGTTGGCTCCTCGCATCTTGGCGGAGAGTTGACCAAGCGCTTTGCAAGCGAGCGGACGAGCCTTGGAGAGCCTATCAGTGTGGTGCCCTTGGACAAGTCTGATGGCGTCGTTGAGCGTGACGAAATGTTTATGCAGCACGCAAGGGAGGCTGCTATCAAGGAGTACTTCTTTGGCGACTCGAGACGGACCTTGAGCCCCCTGATTCAGCAAGTAGACTTTGACAATGTCGTCGTGTACCATACACCAGAGCGTATGCTTGACCCTTGATCCTACATCGACATGTTGCTAACGTCCTACCAGACCCGACCTACAACGGCGAGACATTAGCCCGCGAAGAGCCGTCGACCCCAATGCAACACTGGACGCTGGCCATTATGCACGCGACACCTAAGGAGTCGCCCGATACGGTCCGCGCCGCAGGCGTCATGGGTTTCCTCTACGTGTCCGATGTGGACGAGGAGCGACGCAAGATCAAGCTACTCTCGCCGGTGAGCGGGCGGTTGGGCGACCAGCCACTCGTGTGGGGGAAGTGGCCGGAGCCGTACATTAACCTGCTCGGATGAGGCCATCTTTCATGCTTTGTTTGCGTTTGCAGATCTACTCGTGGTCCTCTATTCGTCTCTTTGGGTTATATGACGGGAAAACTAGGCTCACAACAATGCACAAGTGTCTGTGCGATTGTGTATCTAGGCAATTGATAGCTACAATATCGGCAAGCTgtgccgagatgaagaaacgGATGCGTGGCATTGCCTATCTGCAGTTGGCTCATCGCTCCCTCGGTGTTATTTAGGCCGGGAATCACCCGATTGCTCTGTTCCTGGTGCATGGCTGCTTGTGCGTAGAGTTGTATGGACGCGCTTGGCGTCGGAGATGAGGCCCTTGATGTCTCAgtagcatccatccatgcaaTTGAGGGACTTTCATCAACATCTTGGTGCTGCAACGCCATGACGAACCGCTCAACAGCTACTAGAAACATCTACCGTGTGCCTCTTCCAAGCCCACGTGCCCTGGCTGCAGAGTCGGCATTCCCTAATGTGGTAACTTCCTGGCTTCGCGGCACCCATCCGCCGCGAGGTCCCTAATTATCCCGACGACTGGCGTTGCTTTTTTTGTTGAATTCTCCACACCATCATCCTACGGGGAGCGGTCGAGAATCAGCGAGTTCATGGCGCACCCCGCAAAAGCCGGGGGATGGTTCTTGAGGGATGTGAAGTTGTAGCTGAAGTGGGGGGGAAGGGAGCAAGGGAGGATGAGACGTGAGAATGAGGAGAGATCgctggctgtgtggtgtgATGGTGGGCGCGGAGATACGAGAGGATGGGTTCGGTGAGCGAGAGGTTGCAAAGAATATCCGTTTGCCTGTACGGATAGTTCTCCGTACCTGCTTGGAGATGCTTCGCCGGAGGGGATAGTGTCAACGGGTACGGAGTTCCGTGTAAGTTTACGCCTGGCCAGCGCCATTACCCGTCTACTTTCTTTTTGTTCAAGCCTCGTCCCATGGCTATTGTTTTCCTCTTTTACACCCGTCTTGTCCTACAAACACCCGAGTGACTGCCGCTGCTGACCGTCTCGGCCGTCGGACGACGTCTGGTCTACCCCGGCCATCGGCCGGGACATGGCATACGCACGGCCGGGCCGGAGTCCAGAAGACGGCTCCGACTAGTCCGCCTCACACTTGACCCTTGACCGTAACCTTGCCGTTCTACACAGTGGGAGAAAAGACTCGCAGCAACCAGGTTGAAGATCGGAGGATTCTTCCCCACTGGCTAAAATTACGTAGCCTGCGCATTTATTTCCCTCTCTGGGGGAGGGTCCAATTCACACCTCCCCATGCACAAGTTGATGTGCTCGCCCCGGTGAAATGGCGGTGATATTCCACAACAGCCAAGACTCACCGAAGCATGGTGACGTCCACAGACGCATTGCAAGACcggaagcagaagaagggccTTGGAATAGCCGTGGGACCggggttggggttgttgtTCCAAGGTGGTTTGAAGCAGAGGCCCCTGCTTAAGCTTAATTATTAGCGCCCTCTTGCCTCAAGAGCCGCGACGGCCATGCCTGGGCCAGACCGTCTGAGGAAAGGCTCCGAGGCAAAATAATCGAGGAAAAAGCTGGGGGGACTCGATAGGTACAGGGAAACCTACGGCTAGAGGCAATGGAGGCGACGGAAAAGGGTCATCTGCTcgggaaaaaaagaagaggacggAATCGTCGATTGAGTCAAGCACATCAAACACTTGCCAAGTCTTTGACTTTTCTTGGACTGGCAGGTGATGggtcgtcgtcttggctggggcgaagcaacaacaaccacgCAACTATGGCAAAGCGAGGCCTTGTACACTGGTGTATCTCGCCAAGCACAAGCCCATTGCCAAGGGCAAACAAGCATTCGTCTTGATCAAGAGGGAAGCGGCAACAGCGAGACGACAAGCGATTGGGCGCTGGGGGATTGATGGGGATGCATCAGCTAGGGTCGTCATGTGGATATAGTCCAGCTTGGCATTGGATCTTGTCTCTAAAGGTAGCGCCTCGGTTTCTCTGGATTCCTGGGATACATACGGCCTCCCACACATGGCTGCTGGAACATGGACGCTAGGGAGATAGTGTGGATGGACAGCTCGGTATCAACGGGATCTCGCTGCCGTTTGAGTGTGCCACATGCTGAAAGGGTCAAGGAGAGCCCGTTTGGGCGCATCTGCCCCTTGGAATGACCTCCCAGTTTGCACCGACTTGCCATGGATGCCGTGGGTATGAAAGCTGTATTCCCCCGCATTGTCTCACAGTCTTTGCGCTTCGAGTCGCACAAGCCAGGCCCCTCGTCTGTAGACAACCCCGCGATGGGCGGCTAATTTCGTCCGTTCTCTAGGTCGCTTCCATCGCGCGCTGCATTAGCCCCAATTACTCTTGATGACGACAATGAAACAGGCCCGAACggaggaggggaagagggaCGAACAGCACAATAATGACGATCCGACTTTGCGCGCCTTGGTCTCCCAATCCCGTCCCGTCTCCCTCCCACTCGACATGGACCTCGTGACCTTGGGGGTGTGCACCGACTTGATTCGCCCGCGTGCGGCGGTACTTGGAGATACATGGATCCCCACTAGATCACTCAGCCACTGCAGGCAGGCTGGCAAGTCGCGGCAAAGTCTCCCAGCCAGTCACAAACTGGCCAGACATGGGTTCCACGTCTTCCCCCAGGGTGTGTCGACCCGCTGTAGCCCACCAAACCTAATCTCGACGATGCTCGTGCTCGATAACTCACCTTGGCTTACAAGTACACGCACACGCactgagaagaaggaagcagATGCACCCGTAGTGGGGTTGTAGCCATGGGCACAAGCAAATCTGTCACCAATGGTCTCTGACGGGCGCATGTTCCCTATCTCCAGCTCACAGTAGTTGCACAGTGGGAATTGAATCACCTGCACTCCCCCGCTGGCCGGACGCCGGCATCCATTGCGAATCACTTCGGCCTCCACTTGTAAGCCAACCCCCGGAAGACCGTTTCCATCGGAGCTCCCACGTTCTTCCCAGGCTGTGAGTGTGAGAGCGAGAGGGGAGGCTTCGCTTGCCGCCCGTGATTCTTTGCCCCTCCCGTCCCTCCTTCCTCCCTGGCCTCCCGCGGATAGATAAAGCtgccttcctctccctcaatTCCCCTTCCTTCTCTCACCAGGTCTAGCACCTTTCACGTATCTTTATCCCTTTCATCTTACATCCCTTTGGGACTGTTTGCAAGCCAACCTACCTTCACTAAACCTCTCCTTGGTTGTCTCGTCGAGCAGCCAGCCCCAAGAGCCCGTCGTCGCAGCTCCCCCCATCGCCGCCCGGCACAACAGCTTTCGCTTACACCAACACCCATTCGATGGGAGAAACCGAATCTAAAGCCGCGAATGGTGCAGTTCACGCCACTACCACCACGTCGGACTCGTCGACCGTCACCGCTGGACAGGACGACCAGCCTCCTATAGCGGAGCCCCCAGACCTAGCCATAGAAAAGCCGAGATCTCCTCACACCCTCTCTGCCCAGGCCGTCGCGCTTGACTTCAAGTCGGACGTCGACGATGGGTTGAGTAGCGAGGAGGCTGCCGCCCGCCTGGCTCGGGACGGCCCCAATTCCATCAAAGGCGCAAAGGGCATCTCTCTGTACGAGATCTTCATACAGCAGATCGCCAATGCCCTGACtgtcgtcctcatcgccgtGACCGCCCTGTCCTTTGCTATTTCGGACTACGTTGAGGGTggcgtcgtcgccgccgtcaTTGTCCTCAACATCGTTGTCGGGTATGTCTTTGCCGCCGCGCCTGCTCAGCCaatctgctgctgcctggtcgctgccgctgctgccacTCCCTAC encodes:
- a CDS encoding MRNA cleavage and polyadenylation factor CLP1, producing MSIPGLGQIPSQPTASSTRVLALRPVCEWRFQVSHGSSVIVKVLSGTAEKDGVELAPRNAYNFSGVKSKILTWHGCELEIDGRCDSESIADYGNPTENVANSHLNLHGQLNDMRQAAAREGREGPRVLITGGVNTGKTTLARTLTSYATRQGYQPLVVNADPKEGLLSLPGTLSASVLATVMDPEAVDGWGSTPTSGPSSVPVKLPLVFYYGLESPEEDPDFYRELVSKLAGSVSGRLNEDENVKNSGVIIDGTGLPEQTKDGFDLVAHIVDEFSINVIIVVGSSHLGGELTKRFASERTSLGEPISVVPLDKSDGVVERDEMFMQHAREAAIKEYFFGDSRRTLSPLIQQVDFDNVVVYHTPEHPTYNGETLAREEPSTPMQHWTLAIMHATPKESPDTVRAAGVMGFLYVSDVDEERRKIKLLSPVSGRLGDQPLVWGKWPEPYINLLG